The following proteins come from a genomic window of Galactobacillus timonensis:
- a CDS encoding patatin-like phospholipase family protein, translating into MATTQKFLDVYSGVSKLPAGHARDVIVPGCMVLEGGAWRGIYTQGALDFYMQNDINMAATIGVSAGAMSGLSYVSGQIGRSARINLSYRHDPNYYGVPAVLQNHGITGFQFVFENVNREDPLDKAAFNDPRRRFIAPATNIETGEAEYFENGKCSDIFQGIRASATVPFLSEPVEIDGKKYLDGGIACKIPVEWALQEGYEKIIVIKTQDSSYRKTSNMPEGLIRSFYHRYPRLMEDMLREMESYNALCDRIDALAEEGRIFVLAPSRPIRIDRFEKNMERLGELYWRGYHDASASFTKLQEYLKK; encoded by the coding sequence ATGGCAACGACACAGAAATTTCTTGATGTTTACAGCGGTGTTTCCAAACTTCCGGCCGGTCATGCGCGGGATGTGATTGTCCCCGGGTGTATGGTGCTGGAAGGCGGCGCATGGCGTGGCATCTATACGCAGGGCGCGCTTGATTTCTATATGCAGAACGACATCAACATGGCGGCAACCATCGGCGTTTCGGCCGGCGCGATGAGCGGGCTCAGCTATGTTTCGGGACAGATCGGCCGCAGTGCGCGGATCAATCTTTCCTACCGCCATGATCCGAACTACTACGGTGTTCCGGCTGTGCTGCAGAATCACGGGATTACGGGCTTCCAGTTTGTGTTTGAAAATGTGAACAGGGAGGATCCGCTGGACAAAGCTGCATTCAATGATCCGCGCCGCCGCTTCATTGCCCCGGCGACGAATATTGAAACCGGTGAAGCAGAATACTTTGAAAACGGGAAATGCAGCGACATATTTCAGGGGATCCGGGCAAGCGCAACGGTTCCGTTCCTTTCGGAGCCGGTCGAAATCGACGGGAAGAAATATCTGGATGGCGGCATTGCCTGCAAGATTCCAGTGGAGTGGGCGCTGCAGGAAGGCTATGAGAAGATCATCGTCATCAAGACGCAGGATTCTTCCTACCGCAAGACGTCGAATATGCCGGAAGGGCTCATCCGCTCCTTCTATCACAGGTATCCCCGTCTGATGGAGGACATGCTGAGGGAGATGGAGAGCTACAATGCGCTGTGCGATCGGATCGATGCGCTGGCGGAAGAAGGGCGGATCTTTGTTCTGGCACCTTCAAGGCCGATCCGGATTGACCGCTTTGAAAAGAACATGGAACGCCTGGGAGAACTGTACTGGCGCGGTTATCACGATGCAAGTGCCTCCTTCACAAAACTGCAGGAGTATCTGAAGAAGTAA